In Trifolium pratense cultivar HEN17-A07 linkage group LG7, ARS_RC_1.1, whole genome shotgun sequence, a genomic segment contains:
- the LOC123897296 gene encoding GDSL esterase/lipase At1g28600-like isoform X2, giving the protein MAWSLQQRWLFLVLPLVFATSVTSCYTSIFSFGDSLTDTGNLNFISSPQSPNCLLPPYGETHFHHPTGRCSDGRLIIDFIAESFGLPYVKPYLGFKDGEVEEHGVNFAVAGATALDRSFFEEKGFTVEVTANYSLMVQLDWFKELLPSLCNSSSSCKEVFGSSLFIVGEIGGNDYGFPLFDKNALGDLITYVPPIISVITSAIKKLIDLGAVTILVPGSLPLGCNPAYLTMFATTNKEEYDQAGCLIWLNEFFEYHNEKLRIELNRLRGLYPFTNIIYADYFNAALQYYKSPEQYGFDGNAFKVCCGGGGPYNYNDTALCGSSEVIACDDPSKYVSWDGYHSTEAAHRWITKAILEGSYTIPKFSVSCLSSE; this is encoded by the exons ATGGCTTGGTCACTACAACAACGATGGTTGTTTCTTGTGCTTCCACTGGTTTTTGCCACTTCTGTTACAAGCTGCTACACATCAATCTTCAGCTTCGGAGATTCTCTTACTGATACAGGCAATTTGAATTTCATTTCTTCACCACAGAGCCCCAATTGTCTGCTTCCTCCTTATGGTGAAACCCATTTTCATCACCCTACTGGAAGATGCTCTGATGGCCGTCTCATCATTGATTTCATAG CTGAGTCTTTTGGGCTTCCGTATGTGAAACCTTATCTGGGTTTCAAAGATGGTGAAGTGGAGGAACATGGAGTGAATTTTGCTGTTGCTGGAGCTACTGCTTTGGATAGAAGTTTCTTTGAAGAGAAAGGGTTTACTGTTGAAGTAACTGCAAATTACTCTCTGATGGTTCAGTTAGATTGGTTCAAGGAATTGTTGCCTTCTCTATGCAATTCTTCTTCAA GCTGCAAAGAAGTTTTTGGGAGCTCCTTGTTTATTGTGGGAGAGATTGGAGGCAATGATTATGGTTTTcccttgtttgataaaaatgctTTAGGAGATCTTATTACTTATGTACCACCAATAATATCTGTAATCACTTCAGCAATCAAG AAGTTGATTGATTTAGGAGCTGTAACAATTTTGGTTCCTGGAAGTTTACCACTTGGGTGCAATCCAGCCTATTTAACTATGTTTGCAACTACAAACAAAGAGGAGTATGACCAAGCTGGATGTTTGATATGGTTAAACGAGTTTTTCGAATACCATAATGAGAAGCTTCGTATCGAACTAAATAGGCTTCGAGGGCTATATCCGTTTACTAATATCATCTATGCAGATTATTTCAATGCTGCATTGCAGTATTACAAATCTCCAGAACAATATG GATTTGATGGAAATGCTTTTAAAGTATGTTGTGGAGGTGGAGGTCCTTACAATTACAATGATACAGCACTATGTGGAAGCTCAGAAGTGATTGCATGTGATGATCCTTCAAAATATGTTAGCTGGGATGGATATCATTCTACTGAAGCTGCACATAGATGGATTACCAAGGCTATATTAGAAGGATCATACACCATCCCTAAATTTAGTGTCTCGTGTCTTAGTAGTGAATGA
- the LOC123897724 gene encoding 40S ribosomal protein S27-2: protein MVLQNDIDLLNPPAELEKRKHKLKRLVQSPNSFFMDVKCQGCFNITTVFSHSQTVVVCGNCQTVLCQPTGGRARLTEGCSFRKKGD, encoded by the exons ATG GTTCTTCAAAATGATATTGATTTGTTAAACCCACCAGCTGAGCTTGAGAAGAGAAAGCACAAGCTCAAACGTCTTGTTCAATCACCAAACTCTTTCTTCATG GATGTAAAATGTCAGGGTTGTTTCAACAT AACAACTGTCTTTAGCCACTCTCAGACTGTTGTCGTGTGCGGCAACTGTCAGACCGTCTTGTGCCAGCCAACAGGTGGACGTGCAAGGCTTACAGAAGGTTGCTCTTTTAGGAAGAAGGGAGATTAA
- the LOC123897296 gene encoding GDSL esterase/lipase At1g28600-like isoform X1: MAWSLQQRWLFLVLPLVFATSVTSCYTSIFSFGDSLTDTGNLNFISSPQSPNCLLPPYGETHFHHPTGRCSDGRLIIDFIAESFGLPYVKPYLGFKDGEVEEHGVNFAVAGATALDRSFFEEKGFTVEVTANYSLMVQLDWFKELLPSLCNSSSSEGCKEVFGSSLFIVGEIGGNDYGFPLFDKNALGDLITYVPPIISVITSAIKKLIDLGAVTILVPGSLPLGCNPAYLTMFATTNKEEYDQAGCLIWLNEFFEYHNEKLRIELNRLRGLYPFTNIIYADYFNAALQYYKSPEQYGFDGNAFKVCCGGGGPYNYNDTALCGSSEVIACDDPSKYVSWDGYHSTEAAHRWITKAILEGSYTIPKFSVSCLSSE; encoded by the exons ATGGCTTGGTCACTACAACAACGATGGTTGTTTCTTGTGCTTCCACTGGTTTTTGCCACTTCTGTTACAAGCTGCTACACATCAATCTTCAGCTTCGGAGATTCTCTTACTGATACAGGCAATTTGAATTTCATTTCTTCACCACAGAGCCCCAATTGTCTGCTTCCTCCTTATGGTGAAACCCATTTTCATCACCCTACTGGAAGATGCTCTGATGGCCGTCTCATCATTGATTTCATAG CTGAGTCTTTTGGGCTTCCGTATGTGAAACCTTATCTGGGTTTCAAAGATGGTGAAGTGGAGGAACATGGAGTGAATTTTGCTGTTGCTGGAGCTACTGCTTTGGATAGAAGTTTCTTTGAAGAGAAAGGGTTTACTGTTGAAGTAACTGCAAATTACTCTCTGATGGTTCAGTTAGATTGGTTCAAGGAATTGTTGCCTTCTCTATGCAATTCTTCTTCAAGTGAAG GCTGCAAAGAAGTTTTTGGGAGCTCCTTGTTTATTGTGGGAGAGATTGGAGGCAATGATTATGGTTTTcccttgtttgataaaaatgctTTAGGAGATCTTATTACTTATGTACCACCAATAATATCTGTAATCACTTCAGCAATCAAG AAGTTGATTGATTTAGGAGCTGTAACAATTTTGGTTCCTGGAAGTTTACCACTTGGGTGCAATCCAGCCTATTTAACTATGTTTGCAACTACAAACAAAGAGGAGTATGACCAAGCTGGATGTTTGATATGGTTAAACGAGTTTTTCGAATACCATAATGAGAAGCTTCGTATCGAACTAAATAGGCTTCGAGGGCTATATCCGTTTACTAATATCATCTATGCAGATTATTTCAATGCTGCATTGCAGTATTACAAATCTCCAGAACAATATG GATTTGATGGAAATGCTTTTAAAGTATGTTGTGGAGGTGGAGGTCCTTACAATTACAATGATACAGCACTATGTGGAAGCTCAGAAGTGATTGCATGTGATGATCCTTCAAAATATGTTAGCTGGGATGGATATCATTCTACTGAAGCTGCACATAGATGGATTACCAAGGCTATATTAGAAGGATCATACACCATCCCTAAATTTAGTGTCTCGTGTCTTAGTAGTGAATGA